A window of the Cannabis sativa cultivar Pink pepper isolate KNU-18-1 chromosome X, ASM2916894v1, whole genome shotgun sequence genome harbors these coding sequences:
- the LOC115710480 gene encoding dephospho-CoA kinase — protein sequence MRLVGLTGGISSGKSTVSTLFKAHGIPVVDADVVARDVLKKGTGGWKKVVSAFGEEILQPDGEVDRPRLGQIVFSDPGKRQLLNRLLAPYISSGIFWEILKLWIKGSKVIVLDIPLLFEARMDKWTKPIIVVWVDPETQLHRLMARDGSNEEDAQNRINAQMSLDLKRKKADIVINNTGSLDELNEEFQKVLCEVTKPLTWTEFGLSRQGALSVLASTIVGVIFCRNIFSNSSRL from the exons ATGAGGCTTGTGGGACTCACAGGTGGAATTTCCTCTGGCAAGAGCACTGTTTCAACTCTCTTCAAAGCTCATGGCATTCCGGTTGTTGATGCTGATGTTGTTGCTCGT GATGTTCTTAAGAAGGGCACTGGTGGCTGGAAAAAGGTAGTTTCAGCATTTGGAGAAGAAATCTTACAACCAGATGGAGAAGTAGATCGGCCTAGACTTGGCCAGATTGTATTTTCTGATCCGGGAAAGCGTCAACTTCTTAATCG CCTACTAGCCCCTTATATATCTTCAGGCatattttgggaaattttgAAGTTATGGATTAAGGGGTCTAAGGTGATTGTTCTTGATATTCCTCTATTGTTTGAAGCCAGGATGGATAAATGGACAAAGCCAATTATAGTAGTATGGGTTGACCCTGAAACACAGCTCCATCGACTTATGGCAAGAGATGGTTCGAACGAGGAGGATGCTCAGAATAGGATTAATGCTCAAATGTCACtagatttgaaaagaaaaaaagcagACATAGTAATTAATAACACTGGATCACTTGATGAGTTGAATGAAGAGTTTCAGAAAGTCTTGTGTGAGGTGACAAAGCCCCTGACATGGACCGAATTCGGTCTTTCAAGGCAAGGAGCCTTGTCTGTTCTCGCTTCCACTATTGTTGGTGTTATTTTTTGCAGAAATATTTTCAGTAACAGTTCAAGACTATGA